A region of the Leeuwenhoekiella sp. MAR_2009_132 genome:
ATGCAAAAACCGACCTAAGTGCATACAGTCATTTATCTGTATTTAGTTCACACGGTAGTGTAGATCAGGTAATCCCTGTAACTGCAGCTCGCCAAATTCCTGCATATTTAGAGAAGTTAGGAATTGCTGCAAAATTGAATGAGTACCCTGTAGGACACGGTGTAGCACCTCAGAATTTTTACGATTTAAAAGACTGGTTACTAAAACACTAAAGTTATGGATAAAGGACACTCTGAAGCGTTTCAAAAGAAATGCTTCCGTCCTTTGCCACATCATAAAGTAAAATAAGTTCACCCCAGCGTTTGCCGTCGCTAAAATCTGCGATAACCCATTTGTGATTAAGAACTTCTATTTTATTTATTTGAAAAACGTTTTCGGCTGCACTATCATATGTTACCAGAGGATTTCCTGAAGTCCCGTTTTGGCTTATGAGAGCAGATTCTATTCGTGCTTCTAAATCTGTGTAATCAACCCCAAAGCTTTCAAAATAGGAATAAGCATTATCATTGTTGGCCAATTTAAAATAACGTGCCGATTGATCTCCCTGAATATTTTCAGACACCGAATCTGCTTTCTGCAATTTTTCCTCAAGCCTGGCGATTTGAGCTTCTTGATTTTCATAAATTTTAGTGGAGTTTACATATTGAAAAACAACCCATAAAGAGACAAATAAGAATAAGTACAAAAATATATTACGACGCATAATTTTAAATTTCTAATGTTAAGCCATCATAAGCTAAATGAACATTTTCTGGAAGCTTCTCTTCTACTTCTGCGTGAAAACCCAGCAAATGGCTAATGTGAGTAAAATAGGTTTGTTTAGGATTTACTTCAGCTACAAACGCGAGCGCTTCCTCTAGATTAAAATGAGTATAATGCGGTTCTTCTCGAAGTGCATTTACAACCAAAACATCAAGATTTTTAAGTTTTTCTTTCTCTTCAGGAGAAATAGTTTTTACATCGGTTAAGTAAGCAAACTTGTCAAATCGGTACCCAAATACCTGAAGATTACCGTGCATTACATTTACCGGCTCTATTTTAAGATCATTAATTTTAAAAGGTACGTTGTTAACGACTTCATTAATTGCTACTGCAGGAGCACCAGGATATCTATTTTCAGTCTCAAAAATATAATCAAAACGTCTTTTAAGTTCGCCAATTACACGCTTATGCGCATAAAGCGGAATATCTCCCTGCCTAAAGAAAAATGGTCGTATATCATCTAAACCGGCGGTATGATCTGCATGTTCATGTGTAAACAATAAAGCTTCAAGATGCGTCACGTTTTCACGTAACATTTGCTGCCTAAAATCGGGCCCACAATCAATTACATAATTCGCATTATTGTAGTTAATTAAAACAGAAACACGCAACCTTTTATCACGTATATCGCGACTTTGACAAACGGGATGCGTACTGCCTATAATGGGGATGCCCTGTGATGTTCCTGTGCCTAAAAAGGTAACTTTCAAACCTGTGAAATTTAGAACAAAACTACACTTAATTTTTTGTAAGCCCTACCATTTTGTTACCTTTAACCCCTAAAGGAACTATCCTATATTTACCCAAAACTTAGCACAATGCCTATAACAATTCAAGGTGACAAAGAGTTTGAAAACATACCTTCCCTAATCAACAAAGCACTACGCATTAATCTTAATGAAAACATCTACGGGACGTTTGCAGAGATTGGTGCAGGACAAGAAACAGTAAGGCATTTTTTTAGAGCAGGAGGAGCTAGTGGTACTATCGCAAAAGCGATGTCTGCTTATGATAAAGACTTTAGTGATGCCGTTTATGGTGTAGAAGAAGACCACCGTTATGTTACCGAAGCGCGATTAAAAAAGATGCTTACTCACGAGACGAACTTACTTGAGAATAGGATTTCGCGTGAAAAACACCCTAACAAAATTTATTTTACCTACGCTAACACCGTTGCTACTATAGATTTTGCTAAAAAATATAAAGGTCACGGTTGGGTAGGCATAAAATACCAGACAGAGCCACAAGCTGAGTTTAATGAGATTATTTTACACGTGCGTTTTCACGAGACCGATGCACGTTTACAACAGCTAACATTAGGTACTCTAGGAGTAAATCTAATTTACGGCGCCTACTATAAATATGACTCTCCTAAAAAATTACTACGCTACTTATACGACCATATAGATAAAGATCAGATAGAAATTGATATGATCAATTTCTCCGGTCCGCAGTTTGAGCGTGTAGATAATCGCTTAATGAGTTTGCAATTGGTCAAAAATGGGTTTACAGACTCGGTAATGTTTGGACCTGACGGTAACAATGTACTAGCCGCAAAAATACTCTATAAGAAAAATATTTTAGCGCTTCGCGGAAGTTTTAGACCCGTGACTAAAGTGAATACCGATATGTATCGTAAATCACTTGAAATTTTCTTAAATGAAAACAGGGTAAAAGAAGAAAACACCGAAGTTATTTTTGAAATCACCCTTTCTAACCTACGTGCCGAAGGTGAAATTGATGAGGAAGATTTTATGGCACGTGCTCGATTGCTTTGTAATCTGGGTCATACGGTAATGATTTCTAACTTTCAGGAATATTATCGTCTTGTTGAATACTTCTCACGCTATACCAAAGAACGTATGGGACTTGCAATGGGGGTAAACAACCTAATTGATATATTTGATGAGTCGTATTACAGACACTTAAGTGGTGGTATACTTGAAGCCTTTGGAAAATTATTTTTTAAAGATTTACGAGTGTATTTATATCCTATGCGCGATCCTGAAACCGGCGAATTCTTTACCAGCGAGAACTTAAAAGTTCATCCACGTATGAAAGAGCTGTACAAATTCTTTAAATACAACGGTCGTGTTGTAGATATTGAAGACTACAATCCAGACATTCTTAATGTATTTTCGAGACAGGTACTTAAAATGATCAATAATAATGAAGAAGGATGGGAAGCGATGCTTCCTAAGGGAATTGCAGATCAAATTAAAGAACAGCGTCTTTTTGATTATACACCACCGTCAGAATTATTAGAAAATTAATAGAGCCAAAAAATAAAAGCCAAAAAAATCCCGAACTATTTAGCTCGGGATTTTTTTAGTTTAAGCAATACTATGAGATTGCTGATATTAAATCTGTAAGATTTAATCGCTGTTGATCTCCAGTTTTCATATTCTTTAAGGTGAAAACATTTTCTTCCATCTCTTGAGTTCCGGCAAGAACAACAAACTTGATATTGCGTTTATCTGCGTGAGACATCTGTTTTTTCATTTTTGCAGAATCAGGATATAACTCTGCCGTTATACCTGCCTCTCGCAATGCCTGCACCGCCTTTAAGCAATACAGTGATTCGTTTTCACCAAAATTTATAAAAAGCAATCGTGTTCCTTTTAATGCCTGTTCGGGAAAGAGGTTCAATTCTTCAATGACCAGATAAATACGATCAAGACCAAATGAAATTCCTACACCACTCATATCTTTCAATCCAAAAATACCGGTAAGATCATCATAACGACCGCCACCGCCTATACTTCCCATAGCTACCCCCTTAGGTGCAGCAACTTCAAAAATCGCCCCGGTGTAATAATTAAGCCCGCGAGCTAAAGTAACATCAAGGTCTAGCTCTATAGATTTAAGTCCTAAAGCTTCAATCTTGGTGTGTATATATTCTAACTCTTCAATTCCTTTTTTACCAATTTCAGAATCGGTTAATAGTGCTTTTAATAAAATTAGTTTATCAGCAAAATTACCATGAACTCTAAAAATAGGCTTCACACGCTCAATGGCTTTTTCAGAAATACCTTTTTCAAGCATTTCTTTTATAACACCTTCCTCACCTATTTTATCTAGTTTATCTAAGGCTACTGTAAAATCTATCAACTTATCGGCTTCGCCTATAGTTTCGGCAAGGCCGGAAAGAATTTTACGGTTATTCATTTTTACCGTTGCGCCTTTCAGCCCTAAATCGGTAAAAACCGCATCATAAAGCTGAATAAATGCAACTTCTTGCAGTAGACTATCTGATCCCACTGCATCTGCGTCACATTGAAAAAACTCTCTAAAACGGCCTTTCTGAGGACGATCTGCCCTCCAAACCGGTTGAATCTGATACCGTTTAAATGGGAATTCTATCTCATTTTGATGCTGAACCACGTAGCGTGCAAATGGTACTGTTAAATCATAGCGTAATGCTTTTTCTGAGATTTCTGAAGTAAGTGCAGTACTGTTTTTTGAAGATAAATTCTCTTCAGAAGCTTTATTTAAGTAATCGCCACTATTTAATATTTTAAAAATAAGACGATCACCTTCTTCACCGTATTTACCCATTAAGGTGCTGCTGTTTTCAAAAGATGGCGTCTCTATAGGCTGAAAACCAAATAGCTCAAAATTATGTCGTAACGTACTTATAATATAATTACGTTTTGAAACTTCTTCAGGAGAAAAATCTCGGGTTCCTTTAGGTATACTTGGTTTTTGGGCCATTTTTAATATCTGTTCAAAGCAGTAAATGCTTAATTTTAATTTATAAAGGCATCTATAAAGATGCGCGGCTGCAAATATCTTAAAAAATTGAGGGTTTGCCACTTCTTATTTTTTTAAAACGGTAACTTTTTAGCACTTTAGCAGACTTATAGTTTCAAATCTTAATTTTATGTTCTCACTTTTTAGGGAAAATCTACGTATCGCTTTTGATGCGATACGCAGTCAGCTTTTAAGAACCATACTTACTGTAGTGATTATTGCTATAGGTATAACTGCTTTGGTTGCTATTTTAAGCCTTGTAAAAGCACTTGAAAATACAATTAGTAGTGATTTCTCTTCTATGGGATCAAACACCTTTAACATACAGCGCTATGAGTTTACAACCCAAAGACGTGGTAGTGGTGAGACTCAAAAAGTAAATCCTACCATTCGATATACCCAGGTTCGCGATTTTGAAGAACGCTATACCTACCCGATGACGCACGTTGCAGTATCTTTTACAGGTACAGCCAATGCAGAGGTTAAATATGAGAATCAAGATACAGATCCTGAAGTAACCGTTCTTGGGACTAATGAAAATTTTCTTGAGAATTCTGGACTAGAATTGGCGCAGGGCCGTAATTTTAATCAGTTTGATGTAGAAAATAACAACAACGTATGTATTTTGGGAAGTGATTTTAGAAACGGACTTCTTAAAAATTTAGATCCTATTGATAAGACAATAAGCATACGCGGAACAAAATTTAAAGTAATAGGCATTTTGGAAGAGAAAGGCTCCACCTTTGGAAACAGCCAGGATCTACGTGTTCTTATACCTATACAGATTGCACGCTCTATGTTTACCGCTCCTAATATAAATTATAATGTTAGCGTTAAAGTAGACGACAAACAATTGCTTGACGGCGCTCTGGATGAAGCTGTGATTACCTTTAGAAATATTAGAAAATTAGCTCCTGTTGAAGAAAATGACTTCGGAATAGGGAGAAGTGACGACTTAATAAATCAAATTTCCCAAATTAGCGGATATCTTTCTATGGCGGCATGGATCATTAGTATGATTACCGTTTTAGGATCTTCTATAGCTTTGATGAATATCATGTTAGTTTCAGTTACCGAACGCACACGGGAGATAGGTGTTAGAAAAGCTTTAGGTGCCAAAAAGTCAATTATTGCCGGTCAATTTTTAATGGAAACTATAATCATTGGGCAATTTGGAGGTATACTAGGCATTATACTGGGGATCTCTATAGGATTGCTCATTTCTACAGTTGCCAATTTTAATTTTACCACTCCGTGGATGGCAATGCTTTCTGCTACCGCTATAACTATTATTGTGGCAATTGTCGCAGGTTTATTCCCCGCTATAAAAGCTGCTAAACTAGACCCGATAGAATCGTTACGTTATGAATAAAAAAAAGCCTGTCTGATTTAAGATCAGACAGGCTTTTTTAATATAACCAAATCACTATTCAACCTCTACAAATTTCTCAAACCAGGCAAATAAATCTCCTTGAGTTATTGAAGCTCCCTGTCGTATTAAAACGAAAATATCATTGTTACGATCTTCAGATAAGAGCTTACTCGAAGTATACAAGTTAACTTCATCTTTCATAAAGTTACTCTGTAACCATTTGTAGCCGGCTGGTGTAGTAATATCTATTTCTTTATTTTCAACTTCAACAGAAATCATACTAATTTTTACATCTCCTACTTTAAAAAGAAACATATGCTGAGCAGAAAAATGCTCAAGATATTCAACTTTACTAAGTACGCCTTCCCAAACTAAATCGCTAAATACATCAAGTTCTTGTTCTGCAACTTCGGGTTTATCTTTTTTAATAGATTCCCACTCCTCTGCAGTTATAGATTGTGCTGCTAAAAAGTTGATAAACTCTTTATGCATCTCTTCTAATTGCTCTTTTGTAAGTCTGATATACTTCATTGCCTATTTTTTTAAAATAAAAAAGCTCCCGCGGTTAGCGGAAGCTTTGATTTATAACTTGAATGTCTTAAGCTTCTGCTACAACATCAAATGTAAGAGTAGCAACAACTTCACGGTGAAAACGAAGACTAGCTTCATATTGACCTAAACGTTTAATGTTACCACCTGCAATTGTAATATATTTTCTGTCTATCTCTACACCATTTTTAGCAAGAGCAGCTGCAAGATCTGCATCTGTAATAGAACCGAATAATTTATCTGCCTCACCTGCTTTAGCTGTAAGTTTAATATCTAAACCGTTTAATTTTTCAGCCTGAGTTTTAGCAGCATCTACAATCTTCTTATCTTTATAAGCACGTTGCTTTAAGTTTTCAGCTAAAACCTTCTTAGCAGAAGGAGTTGCTAAAATTGCGTAACCCTGTGGGATAAGAAAATTTCTTCCATAACCGTTTTTCACAGTTAAAAGATCATCAGTAAATCCTAGATTTTCGACGTCTTTCTTTAAAATAACTTCCATCTTATCTAGTTTTTATTTGTATAAATCAGTTACATAAGGCATAAGTGCAAGATGTCTTGCTCTTTTAACTGCTACACTTACTTTACGCTGATACTTCAAAGAAGTTCCTGTAAGGCGACGTGGTAACAATTTACCTTGCTCATTTACGAAAGAAGCTAACCAATCTGCATCTTTGTAATCAATATATTTAATACCAGAACGCTTAAAACGACAGTATTTTTTTGTTTTAGAGGTTTCAATATTTAACGGAGTTAAATATCTGATTTCCCCATCTTTCTTAGCTTTTGCTTGTTGCTCTATAGATGATGCCATAACTATGCTTTTTCTTTGTTACGTTTTCTACGCTTTTCAGCCCACTCGATCGCGTGCTTGTCTAAGCTTACAGTTAAGAAACGCATAACACGTTCGTCACGTCTAAACTCTAGTTCAAAACTCTTGATAACCTCTCCAGGTACCGTGAATTCAAAAAGATGGTAGAAACCACTTTTTTTGTTTTGGATTGCGTAAGCTAATTTTTTTAGCCCCCAATCTTCTTTGGATATCATCTTGGCACCGTTAGAAACAAGAAAATCTTCAAATTTCTTTACTGTTTCCTTTACCTGGTCATCAGATAAAACGGGATTCAAGATGAAAACAGTTTCGTAATGATTCATAAAAAATGTTTATTTATATAAAAATGAGTGCAAAAGTAATGTTATTTTTCCACTTAACAAACTCTGTTTATACATAATTTTAAAATGAATTTATACTCATTTAATTCAGCCAATTAAGATATCAAAAAATATATCGATGAAATACACAAAGTAATTGGTAAATACTTATATTGCAGTAAGATTTGTTACTAATGTTATCTCATTAAATATTTTGGAAGAACTCATACTAGACTGTGCTGTAGTAGATGACTCAAGCTTGCAGCGTCTTGCCATTGTTAAAATGATCAAAGATCATCCTAACCTGCGTTTGGCAGCACAATACAATAACGCAATCGAAACTAAAAACGGTCTGTTAGAAACTAAGGTTGACCTTATTTTTCTAGATATAGAAATGCCTATTCTTACAGGGTTTGACTTGCTTGACGACTTGGTTCACAAGCCTCAGATAATTTTTGTTACAGGTAAAACTAAATATGCATATAAAGCATTTAATTACAATGCTATAGACTATTTACGTAAACCACTTACTAAAGATCGTTTCTTAAATGCTGTACATAAAGCCATTAATTTACACCGCCTTAAAACGGAAGGGAGTGTTGAAGATGATGACTATATCTTTGTAAAAAGCAATCTTAAAAAGAAGAAAGTATTTCTTAATGACCTTAAGTTTATCGAGGCTTTAGGAGACTATGTGAAGCTTGTTACTTACAATGAGCCTATTATTGTACTTTCTACAATGAAAGCTTTTGAAGAGCAGTTGCCTTCAGAACGTTTTATGAGAATTCATAAGTCTTATATTATTAATCTGGACAAAGTTGAGAAATACAACAGTCGTAATATTGAGATTGAAGGAGATAAGATACCTTTAAGTAGACATAAGAAGACAAAGCTTATGGAAGCCTTATCTAACTAATACCACAAACACATTTATATTTAAAATCCCGATTAAATAATCGGGATTTTTTATACTTAATAGTTATCTACATTAATAACCACCTTAACGCTTCTAAATTGCGAAACACTCAAAAAACTTGTTCGCACTCTTAAAATCGCTTTTTTCGTTTTTGCGAGGCTTTGCTTTCGCGGAATCTTGATCAGAATATTTCGATAATATTCATTACGTATTCTGGAAACCGGAGGAGGCTCAGGTCCTAAAACCTCTTCTTTAAAGATATTCTTCAATGCCTGCCCCATCCATTGTGAAGATTCTTCAATTTTCTGAAAATCCCGGTGTTTCAATGTTATTTTAATCAATCTGCAAAACGGCGGATATTTATATTGATGGCGCTCTTCTAGCTGTTCACGATACATCGCATCATAGTCATTCATAGAAACCTGTTGCAATATTTGATGATGCGGATTGTAGCTTTGTATTAAAACGGTTCCCCTTTTTTCTGTACGCCCTGCCCTACCTGATACCTGCTGTATCAATTGAAAACTACGCTCGTGCGCTCTAAAGTCTGGAATATTCAGCATATTATCTGCATTTAATATTCCTACAAGGGTCACGTTTCTAAAATCAAGTCCTTTAGTAAGCATTTGTGTTCCAACTAAAATATCTAGTTCTCCTTGCTCAAATGCTGTTATTATCTTTTCAAAACCAAATTTACCACGTGTCGTATCAGAATCCATTCGACCTATGGAATGCTCCGGGTAAAGTGCTTTTAATTCTGTTTCTATTTGTTCTGTACCAAAACCTTTAGTATCTAATTCTAC
Encoded here:
- a CDS encoding LytR/AlgR family response regulator transcription factor codes for the protein MEELILDCAVVDDSSLQRLAIVKMIKDHPNLRLAAQYNNAIETKNGLLETKVDLIFLDIEMPILTGFDLLDDLVHKPQIIFVTGKTKYAYKAFNYNAIDYLRKPLTKDRFLNAVHKAINLHRLKTEGSVEDDDYIFVKSNLKKKKVFLNDLKFIEALGDYVKLVTYNEPIIVLSTMKAFEEQLPSERFMRIHKSYIINLDKVEKYNSRNIEIEGDKIPLSRHKKTKLMEALSN
- the hisS gene encoding histidine--tRNA ligase; this translates as MAQKPSIPKGTRDFSPEEVSKRNYIISTLRHNFELFGFQPIETPSFENSSTLMGKYGEEGDRLIFKILNSGDYLNKASEENLSSKNSTALTSEISEKALRYDLTVPFARYVVQHQNEIEFPFKRYQIQPVWRADRPQKGRFREFFQCDADAVGSDSLLQEVAFIQLYDAVFTDLGLKGATVKMNNRKILSGLAETIGEADKLIDFTVALDKLDKIGEEGVIKEMLEKGISEKAIERVKPIFRVHGNFADKLILLKALLTDSEIGKKGIEELEYIHTKIEALGLKSIELDLDVTLARGLNYYTGAIFEVAAPKGVAMGSIGGGGRYDDLTGIFGLKDMSGVGISFGLDRIYLVIEELNLFPEQALKGTRLLFINFGENESLYCLKAVQALREAGITAELYPDSAKMKKQMSHADKRNIKFVVLAGTQEMEENVFTLKNMKTGDQQRLNLTDLISAIS
- the rpsF gene encoding 30S ribosomal protein S6, which gives rise to MNHYETVFILNPVLSDDQVKETVKKFEDFLVSNGAKMISKEDWGLKKLAYAIQNKKSGFYHLFEFTVPGEVIKSFELEFRRDERVMRFLTVSLDKHAIEWAEKRRKRNKEKA
- a CDS encoding MBL fold metallo-hydrolase, with translation MKVTFLGTGTSQGIPIIGSTHPVCQSRDIRDKRLRVSVLINYNNANYVIDCGPDFRQQMLRENVTHLEALLFTHEHADHTAGLDDIRPFFFRQGDIPLYAHKRVIGELKRRFDYIFETENRYPGAPAVAINEVVNNVPFKINDLKIEPVNVMHGNLQVFGYRFDKFAYLTDVKTISPEEKEKLKNLDVLVVNALREEPHYTHFNLEEALAFVAEVNPKQTYFTHISHLLGFHAEVEEKLPENVHLAYDGLTLEI
- the rpsR gene encoding 30S ribosomal protein S18, whose product is MASSIEQQAKAKKDGEIRYLTPLNIETSKTKKYCRFKRSGIKYIDYKDADWLASFVNEQGKLLPRRLTGTSLKYQRKVSVAVKRARHLALMPYVTDLYK
- the rplI gene encoding 50S ribosomal protein L9, whose protein sequence is MEVILKKDVENLGFTDDLLTVKNGYGRNFLIPQGYAILATPSAKKVLAENLKQRAYKDKKIVDAAKTQAEKLNGLDIKLTAKAGEADKLFGSITDADLAAALAKNGVEIDRKYITIAGGNIKRLGQYEASLRFHREVVATLTFDVVAEA
- a CDS encoding DUF6495 family protein, whose amino-acid sequence is MKYIRLTKEQLEEMHKEFINFLAAQSITAEEWESIKKDKPEVAEQELDVFSDLVWEGVLSKVEYLEHFSAQHMFLFKVGDVKISMISVEVENKEIDITTPAGYKWLQSNFMKDEVNLYTSSKLLSEDRNNDIFVLIRQGASITQGDLFAWFEKFVEVE
- a CDS encoding ABC transporter permease, yielding MFSLFRENLRIAFDAIRSQLLRTILTVVIIAIGITALVAILSLVKALENTISSDFSSMGSNTFNIQRYEFTTQRRGSGETQKVNPTIRYTQVRDFEERYTYPMTHVAVSFTGTANAEVKYENQDTDPEVTVLGTNENFLENSGLELAQGRNFNQFDVENNNNVCILGSDFRNGLLKNLDPIDKTISIRGTKFKVIGILEEKGSTFGNSQDLRVLIPIQIARSMFTAPNINYNVSVKVDDKQLLDGALDEAVITFRNIRKLAPVEENDFGIGRSDDLINQISQISGYLSMAAWIISMITVLGSSIALMNIMLVSVTERTREIGVRKALGAKKSIIAGQFLMETIIIGQFGGILGIILGISIGLLISTVANFNFTTPWMAMLSATAITIIVAIVAGLFPAIKAAKLDPIESLRYE